In Mycolicibacterium gadium, the genomic window GGGCAGTGGCATTGCGGAAGCTCACCGTTCCGGACAGGCTGAGCAGCCAGCCGTTGGCCACACACGTCCTGGCCATCGCGGCGTCCGACGAGAAACAGTGGAAGATCACGGTCTCGGGAGCACCCTCGGCGGCCAGGACGTCCAGGACGTCGGCATCGGCGTCACGGTTGTGGATCATCAGCGGCTTGCCGATGCGCTTGGCGAGGTCGATGTGCCAGGCGAACGCGTCGCGCTGGGTCGCGGGGTCGGCGCAGCCCTCGAGCTTGCCCGGCCAGTACATGTCCACGCCGGTCTCGCCGACCGCGACGACGCGCGGATGCCCGGCCAGCCCCTCGATGACGGCCTTGGCCTCGTCGGTGAGCGCGTTGGCGCGGGTGGGGTGCAGCGCCACCGCACCGTAGACCCGCGGGTCGGCGTCGACGGCCCCGGTGACCCAGCGCGCGGAGTCCAGATCGTCGGCGATCGTCACGACGGCCTGCACGCCGACGGCTTCGGCCCGGTCGACGATCGTGCGGATGCTCTCGGCATCGGTCGCACCGCAGGCATCGAGGTGGGTGTGCGCGTCGATCAGGGGTGCCAGCCGTTCCGGGGGCGGGGGCTTCTCCCGTCTGGCTGAACGCTTGTCACTCACCGCCACACAATAAGCTGACCCCCAAATGAGTGAGCCTTACTACATCACTACGGCCATCGCCTATCCCAACGGCGACCCGCACATCGGGCATGCGTACGAGTACATCGCGACCGATTCGATCGCGCGGTTCAAGCGTCTGGACGGCTACGACGTGCGCTACCTGACCGGCACCGACGTCCATGGCCAGAAGATGGCGGAGACGGCGACCGCCCTTGGGATTCCGACCGCGGAGTTGGCGCGACGCAACTCCGATGT contains:
- a CDS encoding TatD family hydrolase, encoding MSDKRSARREKPPPPERLAPLIDAHTHLDACGATDAESIRTIVDRAEAVGVQAVVTIADDLDSARWVTGAVDADPRVYGAVALHPTRANALTDEAKAVIEGLAGHPRVVAVGETGVDMYWPGKLEGCADPATQRDAFAWHIDLAKRIGKPLMIHNRDADADVLDVLAAEGAPETVIFHCFSSDAAMARTCVANGWLLSLSGTVSFRNATALREAASLIPSKQLLVETDAPFLTPHPYRGAPNEPYCLPYTVRALAELLSRAAEDVAQETTSTAARAYGLASCCA